Part of the Streptomyces sp. NBC_00457 genome, CGTTGAGGTCGTTGAACCACCGGTGCAGGTCGGTCAGGTCGGCCGCGGCGAGCGTCAGGGTCTGCTTGCCGCGCAGCAGGGCGAACAGCACCAGCCAGGCGACCAGGATCGCGGCCACCATCGTGCGCCGGCTGACCCGGCGGACCCGGGTGGCGGGCGGCGCGGGCTCCTGCGTCTTTTGTGGCGTCTCCGGTTTCTCCACGGCGACGGTCATCACGCGCCGCCTTCCTGCCCGGCGACCACCGCGAGGATCTCCTCGTCACCGACGATGCCGAGCAGTTTGCCGTCCTCGACCACCTTGACCGGCTTCTCGGCCGCGAGGACGGCGCGGGTGGCCTCCCGTACGACGACGTCCGGGCCCAGTTCGGGGCCGTCCAGGGCGTCGCCCTCCGCCACCGGGCGCATGATCCAGCGCAGGGTGAGGACGTCGCCGCGCGGGACGTCCTTGACGAAGTCGCGTACGTAGTCGTCGGCGGGGGCGCCGACGAGTTCGTCGCCGGTGCCGCACTGGACCATCTTGCCGTCGCGCATGATGAGGATGCGGTCGCCGAGTTTGAGGGCCTCGGAGAGGTCGTGGGTGATGAACACCATGGTCTTGCCGACCTCGTGGTGCAGCCGGATGACCTCGCTCTGCATGTCGCGGCGGATCAGCGGGTCGAGGGCGGAGAACGGTTCGTCGAAGAAGAGGACGTCGGGGTCGCCCGCCAACGCCCGTGCCAGGCCCACGCGTTGCTGCATGCCGCCGGAGAGCTGGTCGGGGTAGGAGTTCTCGTAGCCGGAGAGGCCGACCAGCTCGACGACCTCCAGGGCCCGCTTGGTGCGGGCGGACTTGCTCAGGCCGCGGATCTCCAGCCCGAAGCTCACGTTGTCGACGACGCGGCGGTGGGGCAGCAGCCCGAAGTGCTGGAAGACCATGGAGAACTTGCTGCGGCGCAGTTCGCGCAGGCGTCTCGCGTCCGCGTCGCGGATGTCCTCGCCCTCGAAGACGATCTCGCCGGTGGTGGGTTCGATCAGCCGGGTCAGACATCGCACCAGCGTGGACTTGCCGGAGCCGGACAGGCCCATGACGACGAAGACCTCGCCCGGCGCGACCTCGAAGTTGACGTCGCGTACGGCGGCGGTGCACCCGGCGCGATCCATGAGCTCGCGTCGGGTGAGCCCGCGCAGCTCCTCGGAGGCCGGTACCTGGTCCGCCTTCGGCCCGAACACCTTCCACAGATTGCGCACGGATATGACCGGAGTGCCATCCGAGTCCTGGGGGGTGCCGCGCCGCTGCGGCACCTCGGTCTGTGTTGGGGTCATGATCGACCTCTCTGGGCGTTCAGCCGCGGAACCAGTGCTGCGGCCGGGGTTGGATGTTCTGCCAGATGTGCTTGGGCTCTCGGTACTCGTCCAGGCCGGTCGGTCCCAGCTCCCGGCCCACGCCCGAGTGGCCGAAGCCACCCCATTCCGCTTGCGGCACATAGGGGTGGTAGTCGTTGATCCACACCGTGCCGTGACGCAGCCGCCGGGCGACCCGCAGGGCCTTCCCGCCGTCCTGCGTCCACACGGCCCCGGCGAGTCCGTACTCGGTGTCGTTCGCGATGCGTACGGCGTCGTCCTCGTCGGTGAAGCGCTCCACGGTGAGCACGGGCCCGAAGGACTCCTCGTGCACCACACGCATGTCCTGCCGGCACTCGTCGAGGACGGTCGGCGGGTAGTAGTGGCCGTTCGCCAGGGCCGGGTCGTCGGGCCGTTCCCCGCCGCAGCGCAGGACGGCGCCCTCGGCGATCCCTACGGCGACGTACGCCTCGACCTTCGCCAGGTGCTGGGCGGAGATCAGCGCCCCGGTCTCGGCCTCGGGGTCGAAGGGGCCCCCGAGGCGGATCTGCCGGGCCCGGCGGACGACCTCGTCGACGAAGCGGTCGTGCAGCGAGTCCTCGACGATCAGCCGGGCGCCGGCCGAGCAGACCTGCCCGGAGTGCAGAAAGACGGCCGTGAGCGCGAAGTCCACGGCCGTCTCGAAGTCGGCGTCGGCGAAGACCACGTTCGGGTTCTTGCCGCCGAGCTCCAGCGCCACCTTCTTCACGCTCGCCGCGGCCGTGGCCATGATCCGTTTGCCGGTCTCCACGCCCCCGGTGAAGGAGACCAGGTCGACGGCGGGGTCCTCGGAGAGCGGTGCGCCCGCCTCGGGCCCGGCGCCGAGGACGAGGTTGGCGGCGCCGGCCGGGATCCCGGCCTCCTCCAGCGCCCTCATCAGCAGGATCGAGGTGGAGGGGGTGAGCTCGCTCGGCTTGAGGACGATCGTGTTGCCGGCGAGGAGGGCCGGGGCGACCTTCCAACTGGCCTGCAGCAGCGGGTAGTTCCAGGGCGTGATCAGCCCGCACACCCCGACGGGCTCGTGGACGACGCGGCTGACGGCGTCGTCCCGTCCGGTGTCGATCACCCGGCCGGCGTCGGTGCCGCCGAGCCCTCCGTAGTAGCGGAAGCAGGAGACGACGTCGGCGATGTCGTACTCGCTCTCCACCAGCCGCTTGCCGGTGTCCAGAGACTCGGCGCGGGCGAACTCCTTGGCGTCGCGCTCCATGATGTCGGCGGTCCGCAGCAGCAGCGCGCCGCGCTCGCGCTCGGGGGTCCGCGGCCAGGGTCCCTCGTCGAAGGCGCGACGAGCCGCGGCGATCGCCGCCTCGGCGTCCGGACGCGTCCCTTCCGCAACGGTCGCCGAGAGCGTGCCGTCAGCGGGGCAGCGGATCTCGCGGAGGCCTCCGGCCACCGGGTCCCGCCAGGAACCGTCCACATACAGATCTGCCATGCGCCAAGCCCCTCAGCTGAAATTCGTTGCGCATTGTGCATCAAATTGCTAGTGGTGGAACACCCTCGCGAATGTGCAGACATACGTCAAGGGTTTGCCGGATGACGATTCAGCACCGTCCCATCGGCCCCTTCTCTCTTGACCGAGGCCCCTGTACGCCTGAACTATGTTGCGTATCGCTCACCATGTTGTGCATTACGCACCGACGGAGGCCGACGTGTCCCTCAAGTACCCTCGATCACGGCCTGGCCGTGAGTACGTCCTCACCCTCTCGTGTCCCGACAGCGCGGGACTGGTCCACGCCGTGAGCGGCTTCCTTGTCCGGAACTCCGGCAACATCCTGGAGAGCCAGCAATTCGATGATCGGCTCCAGGGCCGATTCTTCATGAGGGTCCACTTCGACGTTTCCGACCCAAACGCGGATCTGGAAACTCTGCGTTACCGATTCGGCCCCGTGGCGGAGGCCTACCGGATCTCCTGGACCCTACAGGACGCCTCGACACCGACCCGGACGCTCATCATGGTCTCCAGGTTCGGCCACTGCCTCAACGACCTGCTCTTCCGCCGGCGCACGGGCTCCCTCAACATCGAGATCCCCGCGATCGTCTCCAACCATCCCGACTTCGAGTCGCTGGCGGAGACCTACGGCATCCCCTTCCATCACGTCCCGGTCACCAAGGACACCAAGGGCGAGGCCGAGGCGCGGCTGCTGGAGCTGGTGCGCGAGCTGGACATCGACCTGGTGGTGCTGGCCCGCTATATGCAGGTCCTCTCCGACGACCTGTGCAAGCAGCTCGAAGGGCGGGCCATCAACATCCACCACTCCTTCCTACCCAGCTTCAAGGGCGCGCGCCCGTACGAGCAGGCCTACGACCGGGGGGTGAAGCTCGTCGGCGCGACCGCGCACTACGTCACGCCCGATCTCGACGAGGGGCAGATCATCGAGCAGGAGGTGGTCAGGGTGGACCACTCGCTCGACCCCGGAGAGCTGGTCACGGTCGGACGGGACGTCGAGGCGCAGGTGCTCGCGCACGCGGTGAAGTGGCACAGCGAGAACCGCGTGATGGTGGACGGCAACCGCACGGTGGTCTTCCGCTGAGCCGCACATGACCGAGGGCGGGACCGGACTCCGGCCCCGCCCTTGTCGTATACGACGATCGATGCCGTCGTAGGTCTACCCGGTCTGCTTCTCAGCGTCACGGAGCCGGTAGTACGCGGCCTTGGAGGCGGCCAGCGGCTGCTTGCCGAGGATCAGGTCGGCGGCCTTCTCGGCGATCATCATCACCGGGGCGTAGATGTTGCCGTTGGTGACGTACGGCATCACCGACGCGTCGACGACACGCAGACCCTCGACGCCGTGCACGCGCATGCTCTCCGGGTCGACGACTGCCATCTCGTCGGCGGAGGTGCCCATCTTGCAGGTGCAGGACGGGTGTAGCGCGGTCTCGCCCTCCTTGGCGACCCAGTCGAGGATCTCCTCGTCCGAATCCACCGTGGGTCCGGGCGAGATCTCCCCGTCGTTGTACGGGGCCATCGCGGGCTGGTTGAGCAGCTTGCGGGCGACGCGGATGGCCTCGACCCACTCGCGCCGGTCCTGCTCGGTGGAGAGGTAGTTGAAGCGCAGCGCCGGGTGCTCGCGCGGGTCCTTGCTCTTGATCTTCACCGAGCCGATCGCGTCGGAGTACATGGGCCCCACGTGCACCTGGTAGCCATGGCCGCCGGCCGGCGAGGAGCCGTCGTAGCGGACCGCGATGGGCAGGAAGTGGAACATCAGGTTGGGGTAGTCCACGTCCTCGTTGCTGCGGGCGAAGCCGCCCGCCTCGAAGTGGTTGGTTGCGGCGGGGCCCTTGCGGAAGAGCCACTGGAGCCCGATGAAGGGGGCGCGCCACTTCGCCATGTACGGCTGCATGGAGACCGGCTGCTTGCAGGCGTACTGGATGTAGACCTCCAGGTGGTCCTGCATGTTCTCGCCGACGCCCGGCAGATCGTGGACGACGTCGATGCCGAGGGCGCTCAGCTCCCGCGCGTTGCCCACGCCGGAGAGCTGGAGCAGCTGCGGGGAGTTGATCGCGCCGCCGCACAGGATGACTTCCTTGGCGCGGACCTGCTGGGGGGCACCCTTGCCGCGCCGGTATTCGACACCGACGGCGCGCTTGCCCTCGAAGAGGACGCGCGTGACGAGGGCGCGTGTCCTGACGGTGAGGTTGGGCCGCTTCCTGACGGGCTTGAGGTACGCCTTCGAGGCAGACAGCCGGCGTCCGCGGTGGACGTTGCGGTCGAACTTGGCGAAGCCTTCCTGCCGGTAGCCGTTGACGTCGTCGGTGGGCGCGTAGCCCGCCTCCTCGGTGGCCTTGAGGAAGGCGCCGAACAACGGGTTGGTCGCGGGGCCGCGTTCGAGGACGAGGGGGCCGTCATGGCCTCGGAACTCGTCGTCCGGATCGGCCGCCAGGCAGTTCTCCATCCGCCGGAAGTACGGCAGACAGTGCGCGTAGTCCCAGGTCTCCATGCCCGGATCGGCCGCCCAGCGCTCGTAGTCCATGGGGTTGCCGCGCTGGAAGATCATGCCGTTGATGCTGCTGGAGCCGCCCAGCACCTTGCCGCGCGCGTGGTAGACGCGCCGGCCCCCCATGTGGGGCTCGGGTTCCGACTCGTACTTCCAGTCGTAGAAGCGGCTGCCGATCGGATAGGTCAGCGCGGCGGGCATCTGGATGAAGACGTCCCACGGGTGGTCGGAGCGGCCGGCCTCCAGGACCAGCACCTGGTTCGCCGGGTCCGCGGAGAGTCTGTTCGCCAGCGCACTGCCGGCCGATCCACCGCCGACGATGACGAAGTCGTACTGCAGGGGAGCCATGGTGCCTCGTCTCGCTCGCGCCGTAGATACGCGAGGCATGCTAGTACCAGTAGCGCTATACGCACTAGGTTGCGAACCACGCAACCTACGGCTCCCGAGTTTCGGCTCTGTTGCTTGCAACGCTGTTGTTTACTACGCGTATAGTTTTACTGTGAGCAACCACAGCCAAGACACCGAAACGTCAAGTTCGCAGGCCGGCGGAGTGCAGTCGGTCGACCGCGCCATCAGCGTCCTGGAGATCCTGGCCCAGCGTGGCGAGGCAGGGGTCAGCGAGGTGGCGGCCGAGATCGAGGTGCACAAGTCCACCGCGTTCCGATTGCTCGGCGCCCTGGAGGCGCGCGGCCTGGTGGAGCAGGCGGGCGAGCGCGGCAAGTACCGCCTCGGCTTCGGCATCGTACGGCTGGCCGGTGCGGTCACGGGACGCATCGACATCACCCAGCAGGGCCGCCCGGTCTGCGAGCGGCTCGCCGAGGAGATCGGCGAAACCGTCAACATCGCCGTGCTGCAAGAGAATTACGCGGTCAACCTCTACGAGGTACGTGGACCGGGAGCCGTCAGCGCGTACAACTGGGTCGGACAGCTGACCCCGCTGCACGCCACCTCCAGCGGCAAGATCCTGCTGGCCCACCTGCCGGCCAAGGAGCGCGCCGCACTGCTCGCCGGGACCGGCCTGAGCAAGGTCACCCCGCGCACCATCACCGCGAAGACGAAGCTCGAGAAGAACCTCGCGGAGGCCCGCGAGCGCGGCTACGCCATGGGCCTGGAGGAACTGGAGGTCGGCCTGCACGCCATGGCCGCACCGGTCCGCGACCGGGACGGCCAGGTCATCGCGGCGCTCAGCGCCTCCGGACCCTCGTACCGCTTCACCGAGGAGCGCATGCACGAACTCTCCCCGGTGCTGCTCAAGGGCGCGGAGGAGATCAGCCACCGGATGGGCCACCTGGGCTGACCGGCCCCGGCCACGGCCCGCCGGCGCCCAGACGCTCCTGCACCCAGTCGTGGAACGCGCCGATGTGGTGCTCGCTGGGAACCAGCACACCGCCCTTGGCGTACATGCGGGAGCGCA contains:
- a CDS encoding quaternary amine ABC transporter ATP-binding protein, giving the protein MTPTQTEVPQRRGTPQDSDGTPVISVRNLWKVFGPKADQVPASEELRGLTRRELMDRAGCTAAVRDVNFEVAPGEVFVVMGLSGSGKSTLVRCLTRLIEPTTGEIVFEGEDIRDADARRLRELRRSKFSMVFQHFGLLPHRRVVDNVSFGLEIRGLSKSARTKRALEVVELVGLSGYENSYPDQLSGGMQQRVGLARALAGDPDVLFFDEPFSALDPLIRRDMQSEVIRLHHEVGKTMVFITHDLSEALKLGDRILIMRDGKMVQCGTGDELVGAPADDYVRDFVKDVPRGDVLTLRWIMRPVAEGDALDGPELGPDVVVREATRAVLAAEKPVKVVEDGKLLGIVGDEEILAVVAGQEGGA
- a CDS encoding aldehyde dehydrogenase family protein; this translates as MADLYVDGSWRDPVAGGLREIRCPADGTLSATVAEGTRPDAEAAIAAARRAFDEGPWPRTPERERGALLLRTADIMERDAKEFARAESLDTGKRLVESEYDIADVVSCFRYYGGLGGTDAGRVIDTGRDDAVSRVVHEPVGVCGLITPWNYPLLQASWKVAPALLAGNTIVLKPSELTPSTSILLMRALEEAGIPAGAANLVLGAGPEAGAPLSEDPAVDLVSFTGGVETGKRIMATAAASVKKVALELGGKNPNVVFADADFETAVDFALTAVFLHSGQVCSAGARLIVEDSLHDRFVDEVVRRARQIRLGGPFDPEAETGALISAQHLAKVEAYVAVGIAEGAVLRCGGERPDDPALANGHYYPPTVLDECRQDMRVVHEESFGPVLTVERFTDEDDAVRIANDTEYGLAGAVWTQDGGKALRVARRLRHGTVWINDYHPYVPQAEWGGFGHSGVGRELGPTGLDEYREPKHIWQNIQPRPQHWFRG
- the purU gene encoding formyltetrahydrofolate deformylase yields the protein MLRIAHHVVHYAPTEADVSLKYPRSRPGREYVLTLSCPDSAGLVHAVSGFLVRNSGNILESQQFDDRLQGRFFMRVHFDVSDPNADLETLRYRFGPVAEAYRISWTLQDASTPTRTLIMVSRFGHCLNDLLFRRRTGSLNIEIPAIVSNHPDFESLAETYGIPFHHVPVTKDTKGEAEARLLELVRELDIDLVVLARYMQVLSDDLCKQLEGRAINIHHSFLPSFKGARPYEQAYDRGVKLVGATAHYVTPDLDEGQIIEQEVVRVDHSLDPGELVTVGRDVEAQVLAHAVKWHSENRVMVDGNRTVVFR
- the betA gene encoding choline dehydrogenase, with product MAPLQYDFVIVGGGSAGSALANRLSADPANQVLVLEAGRSDHPWDVFIQMPAALTYPIGSRFYDWKYESEPEPHMGGRRVYHARGKVLGGSSSINGMIFQRGNPMDYERWAADPGMETWDYAHCLPYFRRMENCLAADPDDEFRGHDGPLVLERGPATNPLFGAFLKATEEAGYAPTDDVNGYRQEGFAKFDRNVHRGRRLSASKAYLKPVRKRPNLTVRTRALVTRVLFEGKRAVGVEYRRGKGAPQQVRAKEVILCGGAINSPQLLQLSGVGNARELSALGIDVVHDLPGVGENMQDHLEVYIQYACKQPVSMQPYMAKWRAPFIGLQWLFRKGPAATNHFEAGGFARSNEDVDYPNLMFHFLPIAVRYDGSSPAGGHGYQVHVGPMYSDAIGSVKIKSKDPREHPALRFNYLSTEQDRREWVEAIRVARKLLNQPAMAPYNDGEISPGPTVDSDEEILDWVAKEGETALHPSCTCKMGTSADEMAVVDPESMRVHGVEGLRVVDASVMPYVTNGNIYAPVMMIAEKAADLILGKQPLAASKAAYYRLRDAEKQTG
- a CDS encoding IclR family transcriptional regulator; the encoded protein is MQSVDRAISVLEILAQRGEAGVSEVAAEIEVHKSTAFRLLGALEARGLVEQAGERGKYRLGFGIVRLAGAVTGRIDITQQGRPVCERLAEEIGETVNIAVLQENYAVNLYEVRGPGAVSAYNWVGQLTPLHATSSGKILLAHLPAKERAALLAGTGLSKVTPRTITAKTKLEKNLAEARERGYAMGLEELEVGLHAMAAPVRDRDGQVIAALSASGPSYRFTEERMHELSPVLLKGAEEISHRMGHLG